A portion of the Nitratidesulfovibrio termitidis HI1 genome contains these proteins:
- a CDS encoding type II toxin-antitoxin system Phd/YefM family antitoxin, with amino-acid sequence MRLSEDIKSISYVKANTGKVLEKVNTSGPMIITQNGEASAVLMGVKDYDLLTEGIALLKILSMGEKSLQEGYGVSVNDAFAHIRARIREAKANG; translated from the coding sequence ATGCGCCTGAGTGAAGACATCAAGTCCATCAGCTACGTGAAGGCCAACACCGGAAAGGTGCTGGAGAAAGTGAACACCTCCGGCCCCATGATCATTACCCAGAATGGCGAGGCTTCCGCCGTGCTCATGGGGGTCAAAGACTATGACCTTCTGACCGAAGGCATCGCCTTGTTGAAAATCCTTTCCATGGGCGAAAAGAGCCTTCAGGAAGGCTACGGGGTTTCGGTTAATGACGCCTTTGCCCACATCCGGGCCAGGATACGAGAGGCCAAGGCCAATGGCTGA
- a CDS encoding type II toxin-antitoxin system RelE/ParE family toxin — MADVVLTPEAIEDILEIYGYILERDGKEQAESILGRLEGRIRELATLALRGKFPEELVLFGNRKIREVQEAPWRIFYRPEGEKVFVLGVLDGRRSLREMLEQRLLS; from the coding sequence ATGGCTGACGTTGTCCTGACGCCGGAGGCCATTGAGGACATCCTGGAAATATACGGCTACATCCTTGAGCGCGACGGCAAGGAGCAGGCCGAGTCCATTCTGGGCCGACTGGAAGGAAGAATTCGCGAGCTTGCAACGCTTGCGCTGCGTGGCAAGTTTCCTGAAGAGCTTGTGCTGTTCGGCAACAGAAAAATCCGCGAGGTGCAGGAAGCGCCCTGGCGGATTTTTTATCGCCCCGAGGGCGAGAAGGTTTTCGTGCTTGGCGTGCTGGATGGGAGGCGGTCACTCAGGGAAATGCTCGAACAGCGCCTGCTGTCGTGA